The DNA segment GTAAACCGTGAGCGTTTCTCTAAGCCGTCTCGAGCGCCAGCTCGGTTACACCTTCAAGGATCAGGAGCTGATGCTGCTGGCCCTCACGCACCGCAGCTTTGCCGGGCGTAACAACGAACGCCTGGAATTCCTCGGCGATGCCATCCTCAACTTCGTCGCCGGCGAGGCGCTGTTCGATCGCTTCCCGCTGGCCCGCGAAGGCCAGTTGTCGCGTTTGCGCGCACGCCTGGTGAAGGGTGAGACACTGGCCGTGCTGGCCCGTGGTTTCGACCTGGGCGATTACCTGCGTCTGGGTTCGGGCGAACTGAAAAGCGGTGGCTTCCGTCGCGAATCGATTCTGGCCGATGCCCTCGAAGCGCTGATCGGTGCGATCTACCTCGATGCCGGCATGGACGTCGCTCGCGAGCGCGTACTGGCCTGGCTGGCCGGCGAGTTCGAAGGCCTGACGCTGGTCGACACCAACAAGGATCCCAAGACCCGTCTGCAGGAACACCTGCAATCGCGCGGTTGCGAACTGCCACGCTACGAAGTGGTGGACATCCAGGGTGAGCCGCACTGCCGTACCTTCTTTGTCGAGTGCGAAGTTGTCTTATTGAATGAAAAAAGCCGAGGTCAGGGTGTGAGCCGTCGTATCGCCGAACAGGTAGCGGCCGCCGCAGCACTGATTGCCCTGGGCGTGGAGAATGGCAATGACTGATACAAACGCAACTCGCTGTGGCTACGTTGCCATCGTCGGCCGTCCCAACGTCGGCAAGTCGACGCTGCTGAACCACATCCTCGGCCAGAAGCTGGCGATCACCTCGCGCAAGCCGCAGACCACCCGCCACAACATGCTCGGGATCAAGACCGAGGGTGACGTGCAGGCGATCTACGTCGACACCCCCGGCATGCACAAGGGTGGCGAAAAGGCTCTGAACCGTTACATGAACAAAACCGCGTCGGCAGCATTGAAAGACGTCGACGTGGTGATCTTCGTGGTCGATCGCACCAAGTGGACCGAAGAAGACCAGATGGTACTGGAGCGCGTGCAGTACGTGACCGGCCCGCTGATCGTCGCGCTGAACAAGACCGACCGCATCGAAGACAAGGCCGAGCTGATGCCGCACCTGTCGTGGTTGCAGGAACAGCTGCCG comes from the Pseudomonas sp. RSB 5.4 genome and includes:
- the rnc gene encoding ribonuclease III, which codes for MSVSLSRLERQLGYTFKDQELMLLALTHRSFAGRNNERLEFLGDAILNFVAGEALFDRFPLAREGQLSRLRARLVKGETLAVLARGFDLGDYLRLGSGELKSGGFRRESILADALEALIGAIYLDAGMDVARERVLAWLAGEFEGLTLVDTNKDPKTRLQEHLQSRGCELPRYEVVDIQGEPHCRTFFVECEVVLLNEKSRGQGVSRRIAEQVAAAAALIALGVENGND